The genomic stretch GCCTCTTCAGATAACCTATAAAGGCGATAAGCTTTTAGCTGTAGGACATAACGGAAACCTGACCAATTCCACCAGCTTGAGAAAAAAGCTGGAGAAAGAAGGCTCGATTTTTCAAACCACAACTGACAGCGAGATAATCCTGCACCTGATCGCCCGCTCTAAAAAAGAGAAGATCGAGGACAGTTTAGCAGATGCTTTATCCCAGGTTAGCGGGGCGTACAGTTTAGTTTTCATCACTGCTGATTCCATCCTGGCAGCAAGAGACCCGTATGGCTGGAGACCTCTGGCATTAGGTAAGCTCAAGGATGCCTGGGTGGTGGCATCTGAGACCTGCGCCTTTGATATGATAGGTGCAAAATATCTAAGAGACGTTCATCCAGGCGAAATCCTCCTGATTAATGAAAAAGGATTAAAATCAATAACTCCTTTTAAGAAAGTCAAGCATGCTTTTTGCATTTTCGAGTTCATCTACTTTGCCCGTCCGGATAGCATGATCTTCGGAGAAAATGTAGATAAGGTCAGGAGAAGACTTGGTCATCAATTAGCCAAAGAGCAGCCAGCAGATGCGGATATAGTTATCGCTGTGCCGGACTCAAGCAATACGCATACTCTTGGATATTCTGAGCAGTCAGGCATTAAATTCGAAGTTGGCTTGATCCGGAACCATTATATAGGCAGGACCTTTATTCAGCCGGAGCAGAAGATCAGGGATCTGGATGCGAGAATAAAATATAATCCGGTTAAGGGAGTCCTGAAGGATAAAAGAATTGTCATAGTTGATGATTCTATCGTCCGCGGAACCACCAGTAGAAAATTAGTCTGGATGCTGAGAAATGCCGGAGCAAAGGAAGTTCACTTCAGGGTAAGCTCCCCACCCATTACCAGCCCTTGTTTTTACGGAATCGATATGCCCACCAAAAAGGAGCTGATTGCCTCGACTAAGTCAGTGGAACAGATCAGAAGATATTTGGGCGTGGATTCTTTGGGTTATCTCTCTATCGAGGGAATGCTCTCAATGCCCTCCCTGCCCAAAGAGAGTTTCTGCGTTGCCTGCTTCTCAGGCAGATATCCTACTAAGATAGAAAATAATATCGGGAAGTTTGCGTTGGAATTAAAGTAATGTCATAAATTCCGCTCCTGGTGGATGTTATCATCCACCAGTTTTTTTTTGTCGAGGATGATAACATCCTCGACGAGCAGAAATATCGGGAAATTTGCCCTGGAATTGAAGTAAGAACAATATCCACCTCTCAGGAACGCCTGGTTACTAACCTACTCAACTATCACTGAGGCTCACAAGGCAGAGGACCGCCCTTGAAGAGATAATTTATGAGATAGACTATGTCGGAAACGGTGACCCACCGATCACAGTTAGGGTCCCCGGCCTGAAGGGTGCAAGGTGGGGATCCACCTTTAAAAAGAAAATTTACCAAGTAAACGACATCAGATACTGTAATCCGGCAGTCGCAGTTGCCGTCACCGGCCATACATAGGTTTAAGCTCCAGGTCTGATTGGACCATGTTGATAAATGGTTATCGTAAGCC from Candidatus Zixiibacteriota bacterium encodes the following:
- the purF gene encoding amidophosphoribosyltransferase; translated protein: MIENLLHENCGIFAIFGAKKASELTYLGLYALQHRGQEASGIVSSDGSRLYQRKGMGQVNEVFESKEVLSSLRGEMAIGHNRYSTTGSSTVANIQPLQITYKGDKLLAVGHNGNLTNSTSLRKKLEKEGSIFQTTTDSEIILHLIARSKKEKIEDSLADALSQVSGAYSLVFITADSILAARDPYGWRPLALGKLKDAWVVASETCAFDMIGAKYLRDVHPGEILLINEKGLKSITPFKKVKHAFCIFEFIYFARPDSMIFGENVDKVRRRLGHQLAKEQPADADIVIAVPDSSNTHTLGYSEQSGIKFEVGLIRNHYIGRTFIQPEQKIRDLDARIKYNPVKGVLKDKRIVIVDDSIVRGTTSRKLVWMLRNAGAKEVHFRVSSPPITSPCFYGIDMPTKKELIASTKSVEQIRRYLGVDSLGYLSIEGMLSMPSLPKESFCVACFSGRYPTKIENNIGKFALELK